In Pyxicephalus adspersus chromosome 12, UCB_Pads_2.0, whole genome shotgun sequence, a genomic segment contains:
- the LOC140342420 gene encoding dnaJ homolog subfamily A member 1-like produces the protein MVRETAYYDILGVPPRATNDEIKRAFRRLALRYHPDKNPNAGEKFKQISKAYDVLSDSTKRELYDQGGESAINGESSYQRGRCSSAMDIFNLFFGSRSRSRSRGERKGKTVTYCLPVSLEELYNGATRKLSIQKNVICLKCKGCGARQGSEVQCRRCRGTGVEARVLSQIPGMVHSIQTTCSECNGQGECIKSRDRCRHCDGRKVVREKKILAVHIDKGMKNRQKVIFHSEGDQAPGMQPGDIVIILEQKEHALFQRKDNDLLMKMEIPLADALCGCKQQVQMLDGRSILVTSQPGKVISPGETKCIPKEGMPKYRDPFEKGDLIIQFKVKFPKPGWIPTDRLQELQELFPSKSMPNLPDNTEDVYLTDYDSKENHGHQHRREAYEEDDNDSSHPLQCQTS, from the exons ATGGTCAGGGAAACGGCATATTACGACATCCTCGGTGTGCCACCAAGGGCCACCAACGATGAGATAAAGCGGGCATTCAGACGATTGGCCTTAAGGTACCACCCTGACAAGAACCCCAACGCAggtgaaaag TTTAAGCAGATCTCCAAAGCGTATGACGTTCTGTCTGACTCCACCAAGAGGGAACTGTACGACCAAGGTGGGGAGTCGGCCATCAATGGCGAGAGCTCGTACCAAAGAGGGCGATGCAGCTCCGCTATGGACATCTTCAATTTATTTTTCGGAAGCCGATCCAGAAGCCGGTCTAGAGGAGAGAGGAAAG GGAAGACCGTCACCTATTGCCTCCCGGTTTCCCTGGAAGAGTTGTACAATGGGGCCACACGTAAACTGTCCATCCAGAAGAATGTTATCTGCCTCAAGTGTAAAG GTTGCGGTGCTCGGCAGGGATCAGAAGTGCAATGCCGCAGGTGTCGGGGGACGGGTGTGGAGGCGCGGGTTCTGAGCCAGATCCCAGGAATGGTGCACTCCATCCAGACTACGTGTTCAGAGTGCAACGGCCAGGGTGAATGCATCAAGTCACGTGACCGGTGCCGCCACTGCGACGGGCGGAAGGTGGTGCGGGAGAAGAAAATCTTGGCAGTCCACATAGACAAAG GTATGAAGAACAGACAGAAGGTGATCTTCCATAGTGAGGGGGATCAAGCTCCTGGAATGCAGCCTGGTGACATCGTCATCATCCTGGAGCAGAAGGAACATGCGCTGTTCCAGAGGAAGGACAATGACCTGCTCATGAAGATGGAAATCCCGCTCGCCGACGCCCTCTGCGGGTGTAAACAGCAAGTCCAGATGTTGGATGGAAGGAGCATCCTGGTGACATCACAACCAG GCAAAGTGATTAGTCCTGGAGAAACAAAGTGTATCCCTAAAGAGGGGATGCCCAAGTACCGCGATCCTTTTGAAAAAGGGGATCTTATCATTCAGTTCAAG GTGAAGTTCCCAAAACCTGGCTGGATTCCCACTGACCGTCTCCAAGAGCTTCAAGAATTGTTCCCATCCAAATCGATGCCAAACTTGCCCGACAACACTGAGGATGTCTACCTAACGGACTACGACTCAAAGGAGAACCATGGACACCAACACAGAAGGGAGGCCTATGAAGAGGATGACAATGACTCCAGTCACCCTTTGCAGTGCCAAACCTCCTAA